The proteins below come from a single Saccharopolyspora sp. SCSIO 74807 genomic window:
- a CDS encoding MFS transporter, producing the protein MDATPAIDETPRTQRRRAVVASVVGTTIEWYDFFLYSTTAALIFPSVFFPHSDESTAILESFATLFVGFAARPVGAAVFGHFGDRIGRKATLISTLLLMGVATVLMGLIPSHATIGFAAPILLVVLRMLQGIGVGGEWGGSVLLSMEWGTQNRRGLMASWPQMGVPIGLLLSTGTVAAVSAATGDAFEVWGWRIPFLASVVLIAVGLYIRLRVLESPDFREVKQQRAVVKMPVWRALRDHPLEVLTAAFVRLSEQAPFYLFITFVLTYGTTELDMPRSQILNYTLIAAAIGLITIPLFGHLSDRFGRRRIYALGIVLTAAYAFPYFGLLNTGSGGLVLIGIVVSLIVHDIQYGPQAALIAESFGTNVRYSGAGLGYQLSSVIAGGPAPLIAAALLTSTGGSTSISWYIVGCCVLSLGALALMPAAGRSGTGRADG; encoded by the coding sequence ATGGACGCAACGCCGGCCATCGACGAGACACCGCGCACCCAACGCCGCCGAGCCGTCGTCGCCAGCGTCGTCGGCACGACCATCGAGTGGTATGACTTCTTCCTCTACAGCACCACCGCAGCGCTGATCTTCCCCAGCGTGTTCTTCCCGCACTCGGACGAGAGCACGGCCATCCTCGAATCGTTCGCCACGCTGTTCGTCGGCTTCGCCGCCCGGCCGGTCGGTGCGGCGGTGTTCGGGCACTTCGGCGACCGCATCGGCCGCAAGGCCACGCTGATCAGCACGCTGCTGCTGATGGGCGTGGCGACCGTGTTGATGGGTCTGATCCCGAGCCACGCGACCATCGGGTTCGCCGCTCCGATCCTGCTGGTCGTGCTCCGCATGTTGCAGGGCATCGGGGTCGGCGGCGAGTGGGGCGGTTCGGTGCTGCTGTCCATGGAATGGGGCACGCAGAACCGCCGCGGACTGATGGCGAGCTGGCCGCAGATGGGCGTGCCGATCGGGCTGCTGCTGTCCACCGGCACCGTCGCCGCGGTCAGCGCGGCCACCGGGGACGCATTCGAGGTCTGGGGCTGGCGGATTCCGTTCCTGGCCAGCGTGGTGCTCATCGCGGTCGGCCTCTACATCCGGCTGCGCGTGCTGGAGAGCCCGGACTTCCGCGAGGTCAAGCAGCAGCGCGCGGTGGTGAAGATGCCGGTGTGGCGGGCGCTGCGGGACCACCCGCTGGAGGTGCTCACGGCCGCATTCGTCCGGCTGTCCGAGCAGGCGCCGTTCTACCTGTTCATCACGTTCGTGCTGACCTACGGCACGACCGAGCTGGACATGCCGCGCAGCCAGATCCTCAACTACACGCTGATCGCGGCGGCCATCGGCCTGATCACCATCCCGCTGTTCGGGCACTTGTCCGACCGGTTCGGGCGCAGGCGCATCTACGCTCTGGGGATCGTGCTCACGGCTGCGTACGCGTTCCCGTACTTCGGGCTGCTGAACACCGGCAGCGGCGGGCTGGTGCTGATCGGCATCGTCGTGTCGCTGATCGTGCACGACATCCAGTACGGGCCGCAGGCGGCGTTGATCGCGGAAAGCTTCGGCACCAACGTGCGCTACAGCGGAGCGGGCCTGGGTTACCAGCTCTCGTCGGTCATCGCGGGCGGTCCGGCGCCGCTGATCGCCGCGGCGCTGTTGACCAGCACCGGAGGCAGCACGAGCATCAGCTGGTACATCGTCGGGTGCTGCGTGCTGTCGCTGGGCGCGCTGGCGCTGATGCCCGCGGCCGGTCGAAGCGGGACGGGCCGAGCGGACGGCTGA
- a CDS encoding amidase, with product MAGDSVRDDELAWLDATEQAELVRGGELTPSELAEAAIERIERTNGALNAVVTPLFEKAVAQAASAQLPAGPFRGVPMLLKDMVCHSAGDPLHGGMRVLRDHGWTEPEDSHLAARFRAAGFVFCGKTNMPELATSVTTEPLAHGATRNPWDPSRSPGGSSGGSAAAVAAGMTPVAHGNDMAGSIRVPASCCGLVGLKPTRARTSLGPGHGEYWGPVAHEHVLTRSVRDSAAVLDTIRGMAPGDPYTAPPPSRPYREEIGLDPGALRVGLRTAVPGAAGQPHQDCVAAVDEAARLLESLGHHVEPSAAAVLDSPAILEGFSAVFGTIVAWEVDRWSQRIGRRIDLGELEPMNARTAEVGRSAPATQWLSGLHTWQQWAREAAALWEQELDVLVTPTLATPPWQLGELAPTALAPAELAAAVGEKIAFTVPFNITGQPAISLPLHRNPDGLPIGVQFVAAYGREDVLIRLAAQLEQAAPWSMARPPVSA from the coding sequence ATGGCTGGTGACTCGGTGCGCGACGACGAGCTGGCGTGGCTGGACGCGACGGAGCAAGCCGAGCTGGTGCGCGGGGGCGAGCTAACACCCTCGGAACTCGCCGAGGCGGCCATCGAACGCATCGAGCGAACCAACGGCGCGCTGAACGCGGTCGTCACGCCGCTGTTCGAGAAAGCGGTGGCACAGGCCGCATCGGCGCAGTTGCCCGCAGGCCCGTTCCGCGGGGTGCCGATGCTGTTGAAGGACATGGTGTGCCACTCCGCTGGCGACCCGTTGCACGGTGGGATGCGGGTGCTGCGCGACCACGGCTGGACCGAGCCGGAGGATTCGCACCTGGCGGCGCGATTCCGCGCGGCAGGGTTCGTGTTCTGCGGCAAGACCAACATGCCCGAGCTGGCCACCAGCGTCACCACCGAACCGCTCGCGCACGGCGCGACGCGCAACCCGTGGGACCCGTCGCGTTCGCCCGGTGGCTCCAGCGGCGGCTCGGCCGCCGCGGTCGCCGCCGGGATGACGCCGGTCGCGCACGGCAACGACATGGCGGGTTCGATCCGGGTTCCCGCGAGCTGCTGCGGGTTGGTGGGGCTCAAGCCCACGCGGGCGCGCACCTCGCTAGGTCCGGGCCACGGTGAATATTGGGGACCGGTGGCCCACGAGCACGTGCTGACCCGTTCGGTGCGGGACAGCGCCGCGGTGCTCGACACGATCCGCGGCATGGCGCCCGGCGATCCGTACACCGCGCCGCCGCCTTCCCGGCCATACCGGGAAGAAATCGGCCTCGACCCAGGGGCGCTGCGTGTCGGGCTGCGCACCGCGGTGCCGGGAGCGGCCGGTCAGCCGCACCAGGATTGCGTCGCAGCGGTGGATGAAGCCGCGCGACTGCTGGAGTCGCTCGGGCACCACGTCGAGCCGTCCGCGGCAGCGGTGCTGGACTCGCCCGCGATACTCGAGGGTTTTTCCGCCGTGTTCGGGACCATCGTCGCTTGGGAGGTCGACCGCTGGTCGCAGCGCATCGGCAGGCGGATCGACCTCGGTGAGCTGGAACCGATGAACGCGCGGACTGCCGAAGTGGGCCGCTCGGCGCCCGCCACGCAGTGGCTCTCCGGTTTGCACACCTGGCAGCAATGGGCGCGAGAGGCGGCCGCGCTGTGGGAGCAGGAGCTGGACGTGCTGGTCACGCCGACGCTGGCGACGCCGCCGTGGCAGCTCGGTGAACTCGCGCCGACCGCGCTGGCACCGGCCGAGCTCGCTGCCGCGGTAGGCGAGAAGATCGCGTTCACCGTGCCGTTCAACATCACCGGACAACCGGCGATTTCGCTGCCGCTGCACCGGAATCCCGATGGCTTGCCGATCGGGGTGCAGTTCGTCGCCGCGTACGGGCGCGAGGACGTGCTGATCCGGCTCGCCGCCCAGCTGGAGCAGGCCGCGCCGTGGTCGATGGCGCGGCCGCCGGTGTCGGCGTGA